The following are encoded together in the Kwoniella europaea PYCC6329 chromosome 1, complete sequence genome:
- a CDS encoding heat shock protein sks2, translating into MSAEDVFEGAIGIDLGTTYSCVGVWANDRVEIIANDQGNRTTPSYVAFTEGERLIGDAAKNQSAMNPRNTVFDAKRLIGRRFDDADVKKDMKHWPFAVIDKDGSPFVEVDYLNERKSFSPQEISAMVLTKMKEIAEAKLGKTVTKAVVTVPAYFNDSQRLATKDAGTIAGLEVLRIINEPTAAAIAYGLDEKTKEERNVLIFDLGGGTFDVSLLSITGKVFSVKATAGDTHLGGEDFDNTLLEHFKAEFKRKTKLDISDDPRAIRRLRSACERAKRTLSSVTQTTVEVDSLFQGEDFSANITRARFEEINAAAFKSTIEPVEKVLRDSKIPAAKVDDIVLVGGSTRIPKIQSLVSDLFDGRQLNKSINPDEAVAYGAAVQAAVLTGQTSDKTADLLLLDVAPLSLGVAMQGDIFGVVLPRNTPIPSNKSRVFTTVEDNQTTVMFPVYEGERTQCKDNRLLGEFELSGIPPMPRGQAELVCTFEVDANGLLKVSAQDRASGRKAQITIQNSVGRLSSEEIQAMIKDAEQFKNADKDFSARHEAKSDLEAYLHTCEQSISAPELAAKIKRGARGAVEAEIAKALEVLEQEDATADQLKKAQLGVKRAMQKAMASAR; encoded by the exons ATGTCCGCTGAAGACGTTTTCGAGGGTGCCATTGGTATCG ATCTTGGTACCACCTACTCATGTGTTGGTGTTTGGGCCAACGACCGAGTTGAAATCATTGCCAACG ATCAAGGTAACAGAACCACTCCATCTTACGTTGCTTTCACTGAAGGTGAACGATTgattggtgatg CCGCCAAGAACCAGTCTGCCATGAACCCCCGAAACACCGTCTTCGACGCCAAACGATTGATTGGTCGACGATtcgatgatgctgatgttaAGAAGGACATGAAG CACTGGCCTTTCGCCGTCATTGATAAGGACGGTTCTCCTTTCGTCGAAGTCGACTACCTCAACGAAAGAAAAAGCTTCTCCCCTCAAGAAATCTCCGCCATGGTCCTCACCAAGATGAAGGAAATCGCCGAAGCCAAGCTCGGTAAGACCGTCACCAAGGCCGTTGTTAC CGTCCCCGCTTACTTCAACGACTCTCAACGTCTTGCCACCAAAGATGCCGGTACCATCGCTGGTCTCGAAGTTCTCCGAATCATCAACGAACCTACCGCTGCCGCTATCGCTTACGGTCTTGACGAGAAGACCAAGGAGGAGCGAAAcgtcctcatcttcgattTGGGAGGTGGTACTTTCGAtgtctcccttctttccatcacCGGTAAGGTCTTCTCCGTAAAGGCCACCGCTGGTGACACCCActtgggtggtgaagattTCGACAACACCCTTCTCGAACACTTCAAGGCTGAGTTCAAGAGAAAGACCAAGCTCGATATCTCCGATGACCCTCGAGCCATCCGACGATTGAGATCCGCTTGTGAACGAGCTAAGCGAACCCTATCGTCCGTCACCCAAACCACCGTCGAAGTCGACTCCCTCTTCCAAGGTGAAGACTTCTCCGCCAACATTACCCGAGCCAGATTCGAGGAGATCAACGCCGCCGCCTTCAAATCCACCATCGAACCCGTTGAGAAGGTACTCCGAGACTCCAAGATCCCTGCCGCCAAGGTTGACGACATCGTCCTTGTCGGTGGTTCTACCCGAATTCCTAAAATCCAATCTCTCGTCTCTGACCTCTTCGACGGTCGACAACTCAACAAATCCATCAACCCTGATGAAGCTGTTGCCTACGGTGCCGCCGTCCAAGCTGCCGTCCTTACCGGTCAAACCTCTGACAAAACCGCCGATCTCTTGTTACTCGATGTTGCTCCTCTTTCTTTGGGTGTTGCTATGCAAGGTGACATCTTCGGTGTTGTGCTCCCCCGAAACACCCCTATCCCTTCCAACAAATCCCGAGTTTTCACCACCGTCGAGGACAACCAGACCACCGTCATGTTCCCTGTCTACGAAGGTGAACGAACTCAATGTAAGGATAACAGACTTCTCGGTGAATTTGAACTTTCCGGTATCCCACCTATGCCAAGAGGTCAAGCCGAGTTGGTCTGTACCTTTGAAGTTGATGCCAACGGTCTTTTGAAAGTGTCTGCTCAAGACAGAGCTTCCGGCCGAAAAGCTCAAATCACCATCCAGAACTCTGTTGGTCGACTCTCTTCCGAGGAGATCCAAGCTATGATCAAGGATGCTGAGCAATTCAAGAACGCCGACAAAGACTTCTCTGCTCGACACGAAGCCAAATCCGACCTCGAAGCTTACCTCCACACCTGTGAACAATCCATCTCCGCTCCTGAGCTCGCTGCCAAGATCAAGCGAGGAGCCAGAGGTGCCGTCGAGGCTGAGATCGCCAAGGCTCTTGAAGTTCTCGAACAAGAAGATGCTACTGCCGATCAACTCAAGAAAGCTCAACTCGGTGTTAAGAGAGCTATGCAAAAAGCTATGGCTTCCGCTCGATAA